A portion of the Halobacillus ihumii genome contains these proteins:
- a CDS encoding NCS2 family permease — translation MLKMFRLQENNTTVRTELLAGLTTFLTMVYIVVVNPAILSAAGLPFEQVFMATVIAAIIGTLVMALAANYPIAIAPGMGMNAYFVTEVVQQDVSYSVILGTVFLAGILFVILSLTRLRETLIIAIPPSLKYGITSGIGLFIAFLGLRMSGIIVASESTLVTMGDLTAPGTVLTIVGLFVTLGLIARRVTGALFIGMAITALLGVFTGQLEFENGITSVPPAPVFWDIDIAGVFSNGLYTVIFAFLLVTIFDTTGTMIGVAEQAGFIRKDGSLPRARAALMADATATTAGAMFGTSPSSAYIESSSGVAAGGRTGLTTVVVAGLFFISIFFSPLVGAVSSLSAITAPVLIIVGCFMMEGLAKINWQAFDEAFPAFIIILSMPLTSSIATGIAFGFISYPLLKIMSGRAKDVHWILYLFGFIFILQMIFFPGH, via the coding sequence ATGTTGAAGATGTTTCGTTTACAAGAAAACAATACAACCGTCCGAACAGAGCTATTGGCAGGCCTGACTACATTTCTAACTATGGTTTATATCGTTGTCGTGAACCCGGCGATTTTATCGGCTGCTGGTTTACCGTTTGAGCAAGTCTTTATGGCGACTGTTATTGCAGCGATTATTGGTACGTTAGTTATGGCGCTTGCTGCCAATTACCCGATTGCAATTGCACCGGGGATGGGAATGAATGCTTACTTCGTAACGGAAGTTGTTCAGCAGGATGTCAGCTATTCCGTTATTTTAGGTACTGTTTTCCTTGCTGGGATCTTATTTGTTATTTTAAGTTTAACGAGATTAAGGGAAACGCTGATTATAGCGATTCCTCCTTCGCTTAAATACGGAATTACCTCCGGGATCGGCCTCTTTATTGCTTTTTTAGGGCTGCGCATGTCAGGGATTATTGTCGCTAGTGAGTCAACGCTGGTTACAATGGGCGACTTGACGGCACCTGGGACGGTGTTAACGATTGTCGGTCTATTTGTCACACTTGGGCTTATTGCCCGTCGAGTAACTGGGGCGTTATTTATTGGCATGGCCATAACAGCATTGTTAGGCGTATTTACCGGCCAGCTTGAGTTTGAGAATGGTATCACTTCTGTACCGCCAGCACCAGTTTTTTGGGATATTGACATAGCAGGTGTGTTTAGCAACGGGCTTTATACAGTTATTTTCGCCTTTTTGCTTGTGACGATTTTTGATACAACAGGAACGATGATTGGGGTAGCGGAGCAAGCTGGCTTTATCCGCAAAGATGGAAGCCTGCCGAGAGCACGTGCCGCTTTGATGGCTGACGCAACTGCCACCACAGCGGGAGCGATGTTTGGAACCAGTCCTTCTTCTGCGTATATTGAATCGTCTTCCGGAGTCGCGGCAGGAGGGAGAACTGGGCTGACGACAGTTGTCGTGGCAGGTTTGTTCTTCATTTCTATCTTTTTCTCTCCGCTGGTAGGAGCGGTTTCCAGCTTGTCTGCAATCACAGCGCCGGTATTGATTATTGTTGGCTGCTTTATGATGGAAGGGTTAGCAAAGATTAATTGGCAGGCGTTCGATGAAGCATTTCCGGCTTTTATTATTATTTTATCGATGCCGCTTACTTCAAGCATTGCAACTGGCATCGCTTTTGGATTTATTTCTTACCCACTCTTGAAAATCATGTCTGGAAGAGCGAAAGATGTTCACTGGATTCTGTATTTATTCGGATTTATCTTCATCTTGCAAATGATCTTCTTCCCCGGACATTAA
- a CDS encoding spore germination protein yields MGFFKKFLVGKSEQGNKQEKAFEHELPQKPHYAQPQQMNSSAQLSENIDYLFSQCKQTGDLKVRALDDGRAALVFYETLVDHEKMQEKIFAPIEMGHVERIPDLPNAREITNLDEALKKLLSGHVLYCEEDSPRITYFDVTASFNRSVEEPVNEKVVRGSHEGFVENIKTNINLIRKRIEDKSLVVKYFKVGKKTNTNIAIVYMEGLADQEIVRKIEQRITDISVDMVQSPGFIEEFIEDSTSSPFPQMLNTERPDRVSANIMEGRIAVMAEGSPTSLIAPSTFFMFYQSPDDYNMRWYTGTFIRLIRLTSFLIAIGLPAFYIAVVSFHFEVIPDDLIIPVKNSINQIAYPPLVEALVMVIIIELIREAGIRLPSPVGQTIGIVGGLVIGDAVVRAGLISNLMIIVVALTAIASFVVPSNELSTTLRLLTFPLIFLAGTLGFVGIMFGLLFIAIHLTKLESFGVPYFAPIAPLNINDLKDTFVRIPLYKMNKRPKDARPVKMKAMEDSREWKRNEQSK; encoded by the coding sequence ATGGGATTCTTTAAAAAATTTCTAGTTGGAAAAAGTGAGCAAGGCAACAAGCAAGAGAAAGCATTCGAACATGAACTACCGCAGAAGCCACATTATGCTCAACCTCAACAGATGAATTCATCTGCTCAATTATCCGAAAATATCGACTACCTTTTTTCGCAGTGTAAACAAACAGGTGATTTAAAGGTTAGAGCCTTAGATGACGGTCGTGCGGCTTTGGTATTTTACGAAACACTCGTTGATCATGAAAAAATGCAAGAGAAAATATTTGCTCCTATTGAAATGGGACATGTTGAACGGATACCGGACCTTCCCAATGCCAGAGAAATAACAAATTTAGATGAAGCATTAAAAAAATTGTTAAGCGGTCATGTGCTGTATTGTGAAGAAGACAGCCCACGAATTACTTATTTTGACGTGACTGCGTCTTTTAATCGTAGTGTAGAAGAACCAGTTAATGAGAAAGTAGTAAGAGGATCACACGAAGGTTTTGTCGAGAATATTAAAACCAATATTAATTTAATTCGTAAGCGTATCGAGGATAAGAGTTTAGTCGTCAAATACTTCAAGGTTGGCAAGAAGACGAATACGAATATTGCTATTGTTTACATGGAGGGTCTTGCTGATCAGGAAATCGTTCGTAAAATTGAACAAAGGATTACTGATATTTCTGTGGATATGGTGCAGAGCCCGGGTTTCATTGAAGAGTTTATCGAGGATTCTACTTCATCACCATTTCCACAAATGCTTAATACGGAACGACCAGACAGGGTGTCTGCAAACATCATGGAGGGACGCATTGCGGTGATGGCAGAGGGAAGTCCGACAAGTTTAATCGCACCTTCCACCTTTTTTATGTTTTATCAATCTCCTGATGACTATAATATGCGGTGGTATACGGGGACATTTATTCGTTTAATTCGGTTGACTAGTTTCTTAATTGCTATTGGGCTGCCGGCGTTTTACATAGCGGTCGTCAGCTTCCATTTCGAAGTGATTCCTGATGATTTGATTATTCCCGTCAAAAATTCGATCAATCAAATTGCCTACCCGCCGCTTGTAGAGGCATTGGTCATGGTTATTATTATTGAATTGATACGGGAAGCCGGGATCAGGCTGCCTTCTCCTGTTGGTCAAACGATCGGGATCGTAGGAGGTTTGGTGATCGGTGATGCCGTTGTACGAGCAGGCCTCATTTCAAATCTCATGATTATTGTCGTCGCCTTAACTGCTATTGCGTCGTTCGTCGTTCCTTCGAATGAACTGAGTACAACGCTCAGGCTGTTAACCTTTCCGCTCATATTCCTCGCTGGAACTTTAGGGTTTGTGGGGATCATGTTCGGATTATTGTTTATCGCGATTCATTTAACAAAACTCGAATCGTTTGGGGTGCCTTACTTTGCTCCAATCGCTCCGTTGAACATTAATGATTTAAAAGATACGTTTGTAAGAATCCCGCTTTATAAAATGAATAAACGTCCTAAAGACGCTCGGCCAGTCAAGATGAAAGCAATGGAGGATTCGAGGGAGTGGAAGAGAAATGAGCAGTCAAAGTAA
- a CDS encoding undecaprenyldiphospho-muramoylpentapeptide beta-N-acetylglucosaminyltransferase → MLNQKRILFTGGGTAGHVIVNLALIPEFQKQGYQVDYIGSYDGIEKQLIGSLDGVTYHGISTGKLRRYMSKENIKDPFKVMKGLMQSIGIIRKRKPQVIFSKGGFVSVPVVAAAKLNRVPAIIHESDYTPGLANKLSFPFAKKVLATFPETMKHLPEGKGQYIGAVVREELFTGDKRKGLSFSGLTSQKPVVLVMGGSTGSKKINDAIRSNLDELLKDLQIIHICGQGHKDESIHRPGYAQFEYVNDELKDLFAACDFIISRAGSNAIFEFLALKKPMLLIPLSRKASRGDQILNADSFVKQGYAHKLEEEELTSESLLTEVKRLMDSKEKLLRHMNNYESRRTKNEVISIIQNAQKAGNR, encoded by the coding sequence ATGTTGAATCAGAAACGGATTTTATTTACAGGGGGAGGAACAGCAGGGCATGTCATTGTGAACCTGGCTCTCATCCCTGAATTTCAGAAACAAGGTTACCAAGTTGATTATATAGGTTCCTATGATGGAATAGAAAAACAGTTAATCGGTTCCTTAGACGGCGTCACGTATCATGGCATTTCAACAGGGAAGCTGCGCCGTTATATGTCAAAAGAAAATATAAAGGATCCCTTTAAGGTTATGAAAGGGCTTATGCAGTCAATTGGGATCATTCGTAAACGAAAGCCGCAAGTTATTTTTTCTAAAGGCGGATTTGTGTCGGTGCCTGTTGTGGCGGCCGCAAAATTAAATCGCGTTCCAGCAATTATTCATGAATCTGATTATACCCCGGGTCTTGCTAATAAGCTGTCGTTTCCTTTTGCCAAAAAAGTGCTGGCTACATTTCCAGAGACGATGAAGCATTTGCCTGAAGGGAAGGGGCAATATATTGGCGCTGTTGTTCGAGAGGAGCTATTTACCGGTGATAAAAGAAAAGGGCTGTCCTTTAGTGGATTGACTTCTCAGAAACCTGTTGTGCTGGTGATGGGCGGCAGTACAGGATCCAAGAAAATTAATGATGCGATTCGCTCTAATTTAGATGAATTGCTAAAAGACCTTCAAATCATTCATATTTGCGGCCAAGGACATAAGGACGAATCAATCCATCGGCCTGGATACGCCCAATTTGAATATGTGAATGATGAATTAAAGGATTTGTTTGCGGCATGTGATTTTATTATTTCACGTGCTGGTTCCAATGCGATCTTTGAATTCTTAGCACTGAAAAAGCCGATGCTGCTTATCCCGTTATCAAGAAAAGCAAGTCGCGGCGACCAAATCTTAAATGCGGATTCTTTCGTGAAACAGGGGTATGCTCATAAGCTTGAGGAGGAAGAACTGACTTCTGAAAGCTTGCTGACAGAGGTAAAACGGTTAATGGATTCCAAAGAGAAACTGCTTCGTCATATGAATAACTATGAGAGTAGACGAACGAAAAATGAAGTCATATCCATTATTCAAAATGCTCAAAAAGCAGGGAACAGGTAA
- a CDS encoding NupC/NupG family nucleoside CNT transporter, which yields MSNDRKNINYFGIGVMLVAQLLTTFVMFETEVGAWIINKISWVFNKLIEYGTVGVNFVLGGVATEDGASVFFFNVLLLIIFFATILSVLTYLKILPFIIKYFGQFLSYITRLPKIESFNAVNSIFFGQSEAIIAIKSQFKHLSDNRLFIVSASAMGSVSASIVGAYIGILPAEYVLVALPLNMFSALIVASLIAPVKVAKEDDYVDIHDVSGSKSIFEAMGNGALDGGKIALIVAAMLIAFIASLELVNALFSFLFAGFTLQEGLGYIIAPLGLLMGIPASEVLDAGAIMGTKIVTNEFVAMLEFQGMVDQVSEKTVGIVTVFLTSFANFSSIGIIAGTVQGIDAEKGARVSGFGMKLLIGATLGSMLSATMAGLFL from the coding sequence ATGTCTAATGATCGTAAAAATATAAATTATTTTGGTATCGGTGTCATGCTTGTGGCGCAACTATTAACAACCTTTGTGATGTTTGAGACAGAAGTCGGTGCCTGGATCATTAATAAAATTTCATGGGTTTTTAACAAACTCATTGAATATGGAACAGTCGGGGTGAACTTTGTTCTAGGTGGAGTAGCGACAGAAGATGGCGCATCTGTTTTCTTCTTTAATGTATTGCTGCTTATTATTTTCTTCGCAACTATTCTTTCTGTGCTTACGTATTTGAAGATTCTTCCGTTTATTATCAAGTATTTTGGTCAGTTTTTATCGTATATTACTCGTCTTCCTAAGATCGAATCATTCAATGCCGTAAACAGTATCTTTTTTGGACAATCTGAGGCAATTATTGCGATTAAATCACAGTTCAAGCACTTAAGTGATAATCGTCTATTTATTGTAAGTGCATCAGCAATGGGGTCCGTATCCGCTTCAATCGTTGGGGCCTATATCGGAATTCTGCCTGCTGAATATGTACTTGTCGCCCTTCCATTAAACATGTTCAGTGCACTAATCGTTGCTTCCTTGATTGCGCCGGTTAAAGTGGCTAAGGAAGATGATTACGTAGATATTCACGATGTATCTGGTTCGAAGAGTATCTTCGAAGCGATGGGAAATGGTGCTTTAGATGGTGGTAAAATTGCCTTGATCGTAGCAGCCATGCTGATTGCGTTTATTGCTTCCCTGGAATTGGTCAATGCTTTGTTCTCCTTCTTATTTGCGGGCTTTACCTTGCAGGAAGGGCTTGGGTATATCATTGCTCCACTCGGTCTTTTAATGGGGATCCCTGCATCAGAAGTACTTGATGCAGGTGCCATTATGGGGACGAAAATTGTGACGAACGAATTTGTTGCCATGCTTGAATTTCAGGGAATGGTTGACCAAGTATCAGAAAAAACAGTCGGTATTGTTACAGTATTCTTAACCAGTTTCGCTAACTTCTCTTCTATTGGGATCATTGCGGGAACTGTACAAGGAATTGATGCTGAAAAAGGTGCCCGCGTATCAGGTTTCGGTATGAAACTTCTGATTGGTGCAACACTTGGTTCTATGCTTTCCGCTACAATGGCTGGTTTATTTTTATAA
- a CDS encoding GerAB/ArcD/ProY family transporter codes for MSSQSKPVISRRQFFFIIVQTQIGVGILSMPHDLHQIAKQDGWISLLITALSLMIVLFLLWMLAKRHPNSNYFQILERVFSKWPGKVITAAYIIYFTCVSMLILLLFGRMLSLWVLPSTPFWVLSILMVAVCLYLTASGLKIMARLYTSLSLFLFILIVLMFFCFTELEILYILPVGQSGWGNILKGANEGLLSYFGFIVSLVIYTYVEGKPKDKLKTVFWAHFFVTCFYLFVVLVSFTFFSTKEIALVQEPVLYMLKSFQFPIIARIDLFFLSIWVVSVATSFATYLFLTGMGIQIVFQKQSSIPITVAAISIFIISLCFGFESERVELLGNVVVILGYIFGVFVPIFTLCISAIRFKAGKERGKQYE; via the coding sequence ATGAGCAGTCAAAGTAAACCAGTTATTTCCCGACGGCAATTCTTTTTCATTATCGTTCAAACCCAAATAGGTGTAGGAATCTTATCGATGCCGCATGATCTTCATCAAATCGCTAAACAAGACGGCTGGATATCCCTGCTTATTACGGCTCTATCCTTAATGATTGTGCTCTTTTTGTTGTGGATGCTGGCTAAACGTCATCCAAACTCTAATTATTTTCAGATCTTAGAGCGGGTGTTTAGCAAGTGGCCGGGCAAAGTTATTACAGCAGCGTATATCATCTATTTTACCTGTGTCTCCATGTTAATTTTACTGTTATTTGGCCGAATGCTCAGTCTCTGGGTCTTGCCCAGCACTCCATTCTGGGTGTTATCGATTTTGATGGTAGCTGTGTGCTTGTATTTAACGGCAAGTGGCCTGAAAATTATGGCGCGCTTATATACGAGTCTTTCGCTATTTTTATTTATCCTGATTGTTCTAATGTTCTTTTGTTTTACCGAATTGGAGATCCTCTACATCCTGCCTGTAGGACAGTCGGGCTGGGGGAATATCCTAAAAGGAGCGAATGAAGGACTTCTGTCTTATTTCGGTTTCATTGTCTCACTCGTTATTTATACGTATGTAGAAGGAAAACCGAAAGATAAACTAAAAACCGTCTTTTGGGCTCACTTCTTTGTCACTTGCTTCTACTTATTTGTAGTTCTTGTGAGTTTTACATTCTTTAGTACTAAGGAAATTGCTCTCGTTCAAGAGCCGGTTCTTTATATGTTAAAATCCTTTCAATTTCCAATTATAGCAAGAATCGATTTATTCTTTCTGTCGATTTGGGTGGTTTCGGTGGCAACTTCATTTGCAACCTACCTCTTTTTAACAGGAATGGGGATACAAATAGTTTTTCAAAAACAATCCAGTATTCCAATTACAGTGGCAGCCATCAGCATCTTTATTATTTCTTTATGTTTTGGTTTTGAAAGTGAACGGGTCGAGTTGTTAGGAAACGTGGTTGTTATTCTTGGATATATCTTTGGTGTGTTCGTTCCAATCTTCACGTTGTGTATAAGTGCGATCAGGTTTAAAGCTGGGAAAGAAAGGGGGAAGCAATATGAATAA
- a CDS encoding aldehyde dehydrogenase family protein, with product MVLKQYKLYIDGQWTGTNESIDVANKYTQDTFAQVAKASEKEVNEAISAAERAYKGEPLAPYKRYQILKRVSELLQENKEEFAQTIVMEAGKPLKQARTEVDRATQTIEISAEEAKRIHGEGVPVESAPGSENRMAFTIKVPVGVVGAISPFNFPLNLVSHKIAPAIAAGNAVVLKPASKTPVASLMLAEMFQEAGLPKGFFNVVAGSGSTVGNQMMQDERIQLYTFTGSAEVGLKLKQNTGLNKLILELGNNSPVIVDKDADIDAAAQNTAAKSFAFAGQVCLSVQRLYVHEEVRDEFQEKFIKAVKELNVGDPSDDETDVGPMISEDEAKRAEQWIKEAKQAGATVVHGGEREGALLQPTVLQDITSDMKVVCEEIFAPVVSLIPFTDIRECIDEVNQSPYGLQGGIFTQNLDTAFYAAKHVEVGGMMVNDSSQYRVDLMPYGGVKDSGSGKEGPKYSIEEMTEERLVVLNLNQ from the coding sequence ATCGTGTTAAAGCAATATAAATTATATATCGACGGTCAATGGACAGGAACGAATGAATCAATAGATGTAGCAAATAAATATACGCAAGATACATTTGCTCAAGTGGCCAAAGCGTCTGAAAAAGAGGTGAATGAGGCAATCAGTGCGGCAGAACGTGCCTATAAAGGCGAGCCGTTAGCTCCTTATAAGCGTTATCAGATACTTAAGCGTGTCAGTGAGCTGTTACAGGAAAATAAAGAAGAGTTCGCTCAGACGATTGTAATGGAAGCCGGAAAGCCACTTAAACAGGCTCGTACTGAAGTAGACCGCGCGACGCAAACGATAGAGATTTCGGCAGAAGAAGCGAAGCGGATTCATGGGGAAGGAGTACCAGTTGAATCCGCTCCTGGTTCTGAGAATCGTATGGCCTTTACAATTAAGGTCCCAGTAGGTGTGGTAGGGGCTATCAGTCCGTTTAACTTCCCACTGAACCTTGTTTCTCATAAAATTGCGCCTGCTATTGCCGCGGGGAACGCGGTTGTGCTGAAGCCAGCAAGTAAAACACCCGTTGCATCCTTAATGTTAGCTGAAATGTTTCAGGAAGCCGGTTTGCCGAAAGGATTCTTTAATGTCGTGGCGGGCTCTGGATCAACAGTTGGTAATCAAATGATGCAAGATGAACGCATCCAGCTTTATACGTTTACAGGAAGTGCTGAAGTCGGATTGAAATTGAAACAAAATACTGGGCTCAATAAGCTGATCCTTGAGCTCGGAAATAATTCTCCGGTTATTGTTGATAAAGACGCAGATATTGATGCGGCTGCTCAAAACACGGCAGCAAAGAGCTTTGCTTTTGCCGGACAAGTCTGTTTATCGGTGCAGCGTCTTTATGTGCACGAAGAAGTTCGCGACGAGTTTCAAGAGAAATTTATTAAAGCGGTGAAGGAACTGAACGTCGGGGATCCGAGTGATGATGAAACAGATGTTGGTCCGATGATCAGTGAAGATGAGGCCAAACGTGCTGAGCAATGGATAAAGGAAGCGAAGCAGGCAGGGGCAACGGTCGTGCATGGCGGCGAACGGGAAGGCGCCCTACTTCAGCCAACCGTTCTTCAGGATATCACCTCTGATATGAAAGTGGTATGCGAAGAAATCTTCGCGCCTGTTGTCAGCCTTATTCCGTTTACAGATATAAGAGAATGCATTGATGAAGTGAACCAATCTCCTTATGGATTACAAGGTGGAATCTTCACGCAAAATCTTGACACTGCATTTTATGCAGCTAAACATGTCGAGGTAGGTGGAATGATGGTTAACGATTCTTCCCAATACCGCGTGGATCTTATGCCATATGGTGGTGTGAAGGATAGCGGTTCCGGTAAAGAAGGTCCGAAGTATTCCATTGAGGAAATGACGGAGGAGCGCCTGGTTGTACTGAATTTAAATCAATAA
- a CDS encoding MATE family efflux transporter — translation MYETTTLKEKIKLFTMILIPIFITQVGMYAMNFFDTIMSGQAGPEDLAGVAIGSSIWLPIFTGLNGILMAISPIVAQLKGARQDKDIPHSVKQGVYLSIAIAIVIAGIGFFLIDPILSLMELEESVQHIAKYYLITLGTGIIPLFMFNILRSFIDALGHTRISMMIILLTLPTNVFFNYVLIFGKWGFSELGGIGAGLATSLTYWVAFTIIAVVIHKLYPLRTYGIFRSWVTPSFKSWWEQLKIGIPIGFAIFFETSIFSAVTFFMTAYDTYTVAAHQAAINFASFVYMMPLSIAFALTIAVGYEVGAKRFTDARTYSYLGISIAVCMSVVAGAILYIFDDSVARLYSSNQRVIELTKNFILFAIFFQLSDGFGAPIQGILRGYKDVTITLLMSFISYWVIGLPSGYLLANYTDLGPYGYWMSLIIGLTAGAITLMLRMLYLQRKNIRLYQME, via the coding sequence ATGTATGAAACAACGACATTAAAAGAAAAAATAAAATTATTCACCATGATTCTCATACCTATTTTTATTACGCAAGTCGGCATGTATGCGATGAACTTTTTTGATACGATCATGTCCGGTCAGGCAGGGCCGGAAGACTTGGCTGGTGTAGCGATCGGATCAAGTATATGGCTGCCGATTTTCACCGGATTAAATGGGATTTTGATGGCGATTTCCCCCATCGTAGCTCAGCTTAAAGGGGCGAGACAAGATAAAGATATTCCCCACTCAGTCAAGCAAGGCGTATATTTATCGATTGCCATTGCAATTGTGATCGCCGGAATCGGATTCTTTTTAATTGATCCTATACTGTCCTTAATGGAGCTAGAGGAGTCCGTGCAGCATATTGCCAAATATTACTTGATCACTCTTGGTACCGGGATCATTCCTTTGTTTATGTTTAATATACTCCGTTCATTTATCGATGCACTTGGTCACACAAGAATATCGATGATGATCATTTTACTTACATTACCGACAAACGTTTTCTTTAATTATGTATTGATCTTTGGAAAATGGGGCTTCTCTGAACTAGGTGGAATCGGTGCAGGATTAGCTACCTCTTTAACTTATTGGGTGGCTTTTACCATTATCGCCGTGGTCATTCATAAACTTTATCCACTGCGAACGTACGGAATTTTTAGAAGCTGGGTCACACCTTCCTTTAAAAGCTGGTGGGAACAGCTGAAAATTGGTATCCCGATTGGATTTGCGATCTTTTTTGAAACGAGTATCTTTTCAGCGGTTACTTTTTTCATGACCGCTTATGATACGTACACTGTCGCCGCACACCAGGCAGCCATTAATTTTGCCTCTTTCGTCTATATGATGCCGTTAAGCATTGCTTTTGCCTTAACGATTGCCGTTGGTTATGAAGTAGGGGCGAAACGATTCACAGATGCTCGAACCTACTCGTATCTTGGGATTTCAATTGCCGTCTGTATGTCCGTTGTAGCGGGAGCTATCCTGTATATCTTCGACGACTCAGTTGCGCGCCTTTACAGTTCCAACCAACGTGTGATCGAATTGACGAAGAACTTTATCCTTTTCGCTATCTTTTTTCAACTATCCGACGGTTTCGGAGCCCCAATTCAAGGAATTTTACGAGGCTACAAAGACGTCACGATTACGCTCCTCATGTCGTTTATTTCTTATTGGGTGATTGGTTTACCTAGTGGTTATTTGCTTGCCAATTATACGGATCTTGGTCCCTACGGCTACTGGATGAGCTTAATCATCGGATTAACTGCCGGAGCCATCACATTGATGCTGCGCATGCTCTACCTGCAGCGGAAGAATATTCGGCTTTATCAAATGGAATAA
- a CDS encoding Ger(x)C family spore germination protein, whose product MNKVLCAMLSLLLLTGCWDLRQFKNYNLALSVGFDQLESGIIRETVSIPTVIGGPQGPREQKVQIVSTKSHTTLDAREKIDQRISASFDPSKLQVVLVGEDLAKRDIYPVLDGFYRNPNSNLNAQLALVEGSAKEAISIQTPNETRVSQYLTGLLESVVSGTYSTGENLQLISAELMEPGEDFSLPILKVQEDQELIKYNGLGLFHNRSYTGEKIKQQDAVLFVLMQGQKGKRARITRKVNNDKANEPLNYVTIKVMKIKRDLNVKVQGGEVKADLSLKISARILEYPHNQLVSLQIINKLSDRLTRVLTKDAKEIAAKTQSANSDVFSIGRRVKAYYPEVWNQMDWNNEYPQITITPKVEVDVKQHGIIN is encoded by the coding sequence ATGAATAAGGTATTGTGTGCAATGCTTTCCCTTTTACTTCTGACTGGATGCTGGGATCTAAGACAGTTTAAAAACTATAATCTTGCTCTATCAGTTGGCTTCGATCAATTAGAGAGTGGCATCATTCGAGAAACCGTTTCAATTCCAACGGTTATCGGAGGCCCACAGGGACCTCGGGAACAAAAGGTCCAGATTGTCTCCACGAAATCTCATACAACTTTAGATGCCCGGGAAAAGATTGACCAAAGAATTTCAGCTTCCTTTGACCCTTCTAAACTTCAGGTCGTCCTTGTTGGAGAAGATTTGGCCAAACGAGACATTTATCCAGTTTTAGATGGGTTTTACCGCAATCCGAATAGTAATCTAAACGCACAATTAGCCCTTGTCGAAGGATCAGCTAAAGAGGCCATTTCAATACAAACACCAAATGAAACAAGAGTCAGCCAGTATTTAACTGGTTTGCTTGAAAGTGTCGTGTCAGGAACTTATTCAACAGGCGAAAATCTTCAGCTCATTAGTGCAGAGTTAATGGAGCCGGGAGAGGACTTTTCTCTTCCAATCTTGAAAGTACAAGAGGATCAGGAACTGATTAAGTATAATGGCCTAGGTCTTTTCCATAACCGTTCCTATACAGGCGAGAAAATTAAACAGCAAGACGCTGTACTGTTCGTATTGATGCAAGGACAAAAAGGGAAGAGGGCTCGGATTACAAGGAAAGTCAATAATGATAAAGCGAACGAACCATTAAACTATGTGACCATTAAAGTGATGAAGATAAAAAGAGATTTAAATGTTAAAGTTCAAGGTGGTGAGGTGAAAGCTGATTTATCTTTAAAAATTTCTGCTCGGATTCTGGAGTATCCGCATAATCAACTTGTATCATTACAGATTATTAATAAACTTTCCGATCGACTAACACGTGTTTTAACAAAAGATGCGAAAGAAATCGCAGCCAAAACTCAATCGGCAAACAGTGACGTGTTTTCGATTGGAAGGCGGGTGAAAGCCTATTATCCTGAGGTTTGGAATCAGATGGACTGGAATAACGAATATCCACAAATAACGATTACTCCTAAGGTAGAAGTTGATGTGAAACAGCATGGTATTATTAATTAA